In Dendropsophus ebraccatus isolate aDenEbr1 chromosome 14, aDenEbr1.pat, whole genome shotgun sequence, the following proteins share a genomic window:
- the USH1G gene encoding pre-mRNA splicing regulator USH1G isoform X3, protein MMCHYHVMLKMCVANSLTNPFEHQRGDPDKCDIWGNTPLHLSAANGHLNCLSFLVSFGANIWCLDNDYHTPLDMAATKGHMECVRYLDSIAAKQNGLNPKLVSKLKDRAFREAEKRIRDCAKLQRKHHERMERRYRKEMSDHSDTMSFSSFSSSVSQRFPSATLLATTPYSHAAGTTKGKTKMQKKLERRKQNDGTFKIYEDGRKSVRSLSGLQLGNDVMFVKQGTYASPRDRGRQHLRDMFSHEVDSLSRAVSDPGLHVELAHSEVSTDSGHDSLFTRPGLGTMVFRRNYLSSGLFGVGRQEENGLNMESGEVKLRSRLKRSSSLDDSIGTASSLEARNEQELPWEDEELGLYDDEEPDTTPLETFLASLHMSELVSLLQDEKIDLAALTLCSDHDLKSIRIPLGPRKKILDGIQRRRQALERPIPMGDTEL, encoded by the exons AGGAGATCCAGATAAATGTGACATTTGGGGAAATACGCCTCTGCATCTGTCTGCTGCCAATGGCCATCTGAATTGCCTGTCCTTTTTGGTGTCCTTTGGGGCCAATATCTGGTGTCTGGATAATGACTATCACACCCCTTTGGATATGGCAGCCACCAAGGGGCACATGGAGTGTGTACGTTATCTGGATTCCATTGCAGCCAAGCAAAATGGTTTAAATCCCAAGCTGGTGTCTAAACTGAAGGACCGAGCTTTCCGAGAGGCAGAGAAGCGTATTCGAGACTGTGCAAAACTGCAGCGCAAGCACCATGAGCGCATGGAGCGACGTTACCGCAAGGAGATGTCTGACCATTCTGATACCATGAGCTTCTCCAGTTTTTCAAG CTCTGTGAGCCAACGCTTCCCGAGTGCCACATTGCTTGCTACCACGCCATATTCACATGCGGCAGGCACCACAAAGGGCAAAACTAAGATGCAGAAGAAGttggaaagaagaaagcagaatgATGGGACTTTTAAGATCTATGAGGATGGTAGAAAAAGTGTGCGCTCACTCTCTGGACTTCAACTAGGGAATGATGTTATGTTTGTGAAGCAGGGAACTTATGCAAGCCCCCGGGACAGAGGTCGCCAACACCTTCGTGATATGTTTTCACATGAAGTAGATTCATTATCTAGAGCTGTAAGTGACCCTGGGCTTCATGTGGAGTTAGCCCACTCTGAAGTCAGCACCGATTCTGGCCATGATTCTTTGTTCACCAGACCAGGCCTTGGTACAATGGTATTCAGGAGAAACTATCTTAGCAGTGGATTGTTTGGTGTGGGAAGGCAGGAAGAAAACGGACTCAATATGGAGAGTGGAGAGGTTAAGCTACGCAGTCGACTGAAACGCTCTTCAAGTCTAGATGACAGCATTGGCACTGCTAGCAGTTTGGAGGCAAGAAATGAACAGGAGCTACCATGGGAAGATGAGGAATTAGGATTGTATGATGATGAGGAGCCTGACACCACTCCACTGGAGACTTTCTTGGCCTCCTTACATATGTCTGAGCTGGTCTCCCTGCTTCAGGATGAGAAGATTGACCTGGCAGCTCTCACACTCTGTTCAGACCATGACCTGAAAAGTATACGAATCCCACTTGGACCACGTAAAAAAATCCTAGATGGTATTCAGAGGAGAAGACAGGCACTGGAGAGACCCATACCCATGGGGGATACTGAGCT atAG
- the LOC138772827 gene encoding uncharacterized protein — MAEGHSVQGSMDPSLQSSDKDKRSVKPTWKVRENLESLQHELASDIMNLWKTLQAHVSTMCLPEYVLPLEGALEQLSTMHEQYKLKCEEYHCILKRINTQDSLEELQNFQHLNVERDGLIYETKSKIKARIMQPHETTSCISESTRRSKRTSRSRSSKYSTLSEQLIKARAEAEATKIQATFAQKRAELEAAAAQKKAEMEADAAQKKAAKETDTARRKAEIEALQKQCEHATAMARLKVLERAASGSERDSVALSGMDAEDPLKRTRDYVLSQNSADISSQQQHIIPSAIPQNQDQYNTLPVHHPDTSLRIINHGPTPLQAHHRSTQVQAKMPNPNNGLASYQATGKPMDSKPPPGLNAYAASFTPVFLSPNSGDNVASTTQPALPCPSSERTDMSEFARYMLRRELTKTGLTRFDDQPENYRGWKCAFRTAISDLGITAAEELDLLIRWLGPQSTERIKRLRSVHIGNPAAGLTSAWERLERTYGSPEAIESALFKRLQGFPKISGKDNQKFQELSDLLSELQLAKTDTHLPGLSYLDTARGVNQIVAKLPYGFQEKWTTVGSRYKRENQVSFPPFDYFCEFISNIAESKNDPSFYYGESSGPGSPPSKYDSPRSEYRKHRGPVSVKKTDVLPTTSSASEEPSYKNNQGEKIENPNRQCPIHKKPHPLKKCIGFRRKPLQERKELLKKFGVCFRCCASTEHVAKDCKTAIKCIECDSENHVQALHPSQSSPTPPTDFPPLAKHGGENTDQAAKPTTVSSSCTEVCGEDLCDKSCARICLVNVYPKGQPEKTVKVYAILDDQSNRSLARSELFDLFNLKGDAYPYTLGTCSGITEVSGRRASGLVVASLNGNLEVPLPTLVECNQIPSNREEIPTPEAALHHPHLRTIASEIPALDNNAEILLLLGRDILRVHKIRQQINGPHDAPFAQRLDLGWVIIGNVCIDRMKWPTKISSFKTHILPNGRSTYFQPCPHHYLVKEKMSNCKGQHDQQDDMNICLPWDDNLGSTVFNITSDDNKLAPAREDKEFLKVMDKEFTQNDSNSWVAPLPFRTPRTKLPNNLQQAASRFSSLKRTLKRRPEMEKHFVDFMQKVFDRDHAEPAPPLKEGEECWYLPSFGVYHPRKPDQIRVVFDSSAQFEGVSLNNMLLTGPNLNNSLLGVLMRFRQEPVAVMADIQQMFHCFIVKEDNRNYLRFLWHKDNNVNKEVIDYRMKVHVFGNSPSPAVATYGLRRTAQQGEKEYGSDARRFVERNFYVDDGLKSLPTSEEAVDLLTRTQEMLSAGNLRLHKIISNSHEVMKAFPSDDHAINLRNLDLSSDAPPVRSLGLLWNIEQDTFTFQVSPCDKPFTKRGVLSVVNSIYDPLGFIAPITIQGKILLRQLTTENADWDSQLPIEKQQRWEKWKRSLEVLEQLQVPRCYAPSSLSAAIRREVHIFSDASMEAIAAVAYLRITGVRNETHCGFVLGKAKLTPKPAHSIPRLELCAAVLAVEIAEVSAIINARPLVPVSSDPDSPIILTPATLLTQKIGTSDIPPGTFDHSDIYRRQWKQVQHLSNVFWYRWKSEYLHMLQSRHKWQTSKPNLQEGDLVLLKDKEAHRNEWPMGLITKVIPSDDGKTRKVEVKVTKGGSAKVFFRPIHELVLLLPKEEVT; from the coding sequence ATGGCTGAGGGACACTCAGTTCAGGGAAGCATGGACCCCAGTCTGCAGTCCAGTGATAAGGACAAACGCTCTGTTAAGCCTACATGGAAGGTTAGAGAGAACCTTGAAAGCCTGCAGCATGAACTTGCATCAGACATTATGAATCTGTGGAAAACTTTACAGGCACATGTCTCCACCATGTGCTTGCCTGAATATGtattaccactagagggagccctagAGCAGCTGTCCACTATGCATGAGCAATACAAACTGAAATGTGAAGAATACCATTGCATTCTGAAAAGAATCAATACTCAGGACAGTCTAGAAGAATTGCAAAACTTCCAACATCTTAATGTTGAACGAGACGGCTTAATATATGAAACTaagtctaaaataaaagcaagaaTTATGCAACCTCATGAAACAACATCTTGTATTTCTGAGTCTACAAGACGCTCAAAACGCACGTCTAGGTCACGATCTTCAAAATATTCCACACTAAGTGAGCAGCTTATAAAGGCGCGTGCAGAAGCTGAAGCGACTAAGATTCAGGCCACTTTTGCGCAAAAGAGAGCAGAATTAGAAGCAGCTGCAGCGCAGAAGAAAGCTGAAATGGAAGCAGATGCAGCACAGAAGAAAGCAGCCAAAGAAACAGATACCGCAAGAAGAAAGGCAGAAATAGAAGCTCTGCAGAAACAATGTGAGCACGCTACAGCCATGGCAAGGTTGAAGGTCCTAGAACGAGCAGCCAGTGGGAGTGAAAGAGACAGTGTTGCCTTGAGCGGAATGGATGCAGAGGATCCTCTCAAACGTACTAGAGACTATGTGTTAAGCCAAAACAGTGCAGATATTtcttcacagcaacaacacattaTTCCTTCTGCAATACCCCAAAATCAAGATCAGTACAACACTCTGCCTGTTCATCATCCTGATACTTCACTCCGCATAATTAACCATGGCCCTACACCTCTGCAAGCTCATCACAGAAGTACACAGGTGCAAGCCAAGATGCCAAACCCTAACAATGGCCTAGCATCTTACCAAGCCACAGGTAAGCCTATGGATAGCAAGCCACCTCCTGGGCTAAATGCCTATGCAGCCTCATTTACGCCTGTGTTTCTTAGCCCGAACTCTGGAGACAACGTGGCCAGCACTACTCAGCCAGCACTTCCTTGTCCAAGCTCAGAGCGTACAGACATGTCAGAGTTTGCAAGATACATGTTACGCCGTGAACTTACTAAGACCGGACTTACAAGGTTTGATGACCAGCCTGAGAACTACAGAGGCTGGAAATGTGCCTTCAGAACCGCAATTAGTGACCTTGGCATCACCGCTGCTGAAGAGCTAGATTTACTCATCCGGTGGCTTGGCCCACAGTCCACAGAACGTATTAAGAGACTCAGATCTGTCCACATTGGTAATCCAGCAGCAGGACTCACATCTGCCTGGGAGAGACTAGAGCGTACCTATGGTAGTCCTGAAGCAATTGAGAGTGCTCTCTTCAAACGGTTGCAAGGTTTCCCAAAGATATCTGGTAAGGACAACCAGAAATTCCAAGAGCTTAGTGACCTACTTTCAGAGCTTCAACTAGCCAAGACAGACACTCACCTACCTGGTCTCAGCTACCTGGATACTGCTCGTGGGGTAAACCAAATAGTTGCCAAACTGCCATATGGCTTTCAAGAAAAATGGACTACAGTTGGTTCAAGATACAAAAGAGAGAATCAAGTCTCCTTTCCTCCATTTGACTACTtctgtgagtttatcagcaacattGCAGAATCCAAGAATGACCCAAGCTTTTACTATGGTGAGTCCAGTGGCCCTGGTTCACCTCCTTCTAAATATGACAGCCCACGCTCCGAGTACAGAAAACACAGAGGTCCAGTGTCTGTAAAAAAGACTGATGTTCTTCCCACTACCTCATCAGCTTCTGAGGAGCCCAGCTATAAGAACAACCAAGGTGAAAAGATTGAGAACCCCAATCGCCAATGTCCTATTCATAAGAAGCCGCATCCTCTCAAGAAGTGTATTGGCTTCAGAAGGAAACCACTCCAAGAACGCAAGGAACTGCTAAAGAAGTTTGGAGTATGCTTCAGATGTTGTGCTTCCACTGAACATGTTGCTAAGGACTGTAAAACTGCCATAAAGTGCATAGAATGTGACAGTGAGAACCACGTACAAGCTCTTCACCCATCTCAGTCCAGCCCTACACCACCTACAGATTTCCCTCCTCTAGCAAAGCATGGCGGGGAGAACACAGATCAAGCAGCAAAGCCTACCACAGTATCTTCTTCATGTACAGAAGTCTGCGGAGAAGACCTTTGTGACAAGTCCTGTGCAAGGATATGCCTAGTCaacgtgtaccccaagggtcagccaGAAAAGACTGTAAAGGTGTACGCCATCTTGGACGACCAGAGCAACCGATCACTTGCAAGGTCAGAACTTTTTGATCTGTTTAACCTAAAGGGAGATGCTTACCCATATACCCTGGGCACTTGTAGTGGCATTACAGAGGTTTCAGGGAGAAGAGCCAGTGGACTTGTAGTAGCTTCTCTAAATGGAAATCTAGAGGTACCTTTGCCTACACTTGTTGAATGCAACCAGATACCATCAAACAGAGAGGAGATCCCTACACCAGAAGCTGCTCTCCATCATCCTCATCTAAGGACCATAGCCAGTGAAATACCAGCTCTGGATAATAATGCAGAGATCCTACTTTTGCTGGGAAGGGACATTCTCAGAGTGCACAAAATACGTCAGCAAATTAATGGACCGCATGATGCACCATTTGCCCAGCGCCTTGACTTAGGCTGGGTTATTATAGGCAACGTCTGCATTGACCGTATGAAATGGCCTACCAAGATATCCTCATTTAAGACTCATATATTGCCAAATGGTCGCAGCACTTATTTTCAGCCATGCCCACATCACtacctggtgaaagaaaagatgaGTAACTGTAAGGGGCAGCATGACCAGCAAGATGACATGAACATTTGCCTTCCATGGGATGATAACCTTGGGTCTACAGTGTTCAACATCACAAGTGATGACAACAAGTTGGCACCTGCTAGAGAAGATAAAGAATTTCTCAAAGTAATGGATAAGGAATTCACTCAAAATGATTCCAACAGCTGGGTAGCACCTTTACCCTTCCGTACTCCAAGAACAAAGCTACCAAACAATCTGCAGCAAGCAGCTTCAAGATTTTCCTCTTTAAAGCGCACCTTAAAGAGAAGGCCAGAGATGGAAAAACACTTTGTAGACTTCATGCAGAAGGTGTTTGACAGAGACCATGCAGAACCTGCACCGCCACTAAAGGAAGGAGAAGAATGCTGGTACCTACCATCCTTTGGTGTGTATCACCCTCGGAAACCTGACCAGATCAGAGTGGTGTTTGATTCTAGTGCACAGTTTGAAGGCGTTTCTCTCAACAATATGCTCCTCACTGGTCCTAACCTCAACAACAGTCTTTTAGGGGTCCTAATGCGCTTCAGACAAGAACCTGTTGCAGTAATGGCTGACATTCAACAGATGTTTCATTGTTTCATTGTTAAAGAAGACAACAGAAACTATCTTCGGTTTTTATGGCACAAGGACAACAACGTCAACAAGGAAGTCATAGATTATCGAATGAAGGTGCATGTCTTCGGCAACAGCCCATCTCCTGCTGTAGCAACCTACGGACTGAGAAGGACAGCCCAACAAGGTGAGAAGGAGTATGGTTCTGATGCTCGTCGGTTTGTTGAGAGGAATTTCTATGTTGATGATGGACTTAAATCTTTACCAACAAGTGAAGAGGCAGTTGATCTTCTTACCAGAACACAAGAGATGCTGTCTGCAGGGAATCTCAGACTTCACAAGATCATCTCCAATAGCCATGAGGTAATGAAAGCCTTTCCCTCAGATGATCATGCCATCAACTTGAGAAACCTTGATCTCAGTTCTGACGCTCCTCCTGTGCGCAGCCTAGGGTTGCTGTGGAACATTGAACAAGATACTTTTACTTTCCAAGTGTCTCCTTGTGACAAACCTTTCACCAAGCGAGGAGTTTTATCTGTTGTGAACAGTATTTATGATCCTCTTGGGTTCATTGCGCCCATCACCATCCAAGGCAAGATACTACTAAGACAGCTTACCACTGAAAATGCGGACTGGGACTCTCAGCTACCTATTGAGAAACAACAAAGGTGGGAAAAATGGAAAAGGTCTCTGGAGGTATTAGAGCAACTCCAAGTTCCACGTTGTTATGCCCCCAGCTCCCTTTCAGCGGCCATCAGAAGGGAAGTCCACATCTTCTCTGATGCATCAATGGAAGCCATAGCTGCAGTGGCCTATCTTAGGATTACAGGAGTCAGAAATGAGACACATTGCGGATTTGTCTTAGGTAAGGCAAAACTAACTCCAAAACCTGCACACTCTATACCAAGACTTGAGCTTTGTGCTGCCGTGCTAGCAGTTGAAATTGCTGAAGTATCTGCTATAATCAACGCAAGGCCTTTAGTTCCAGTTTCCTCAGACCCTGATTCTCCAATCATCCTTACTCCAGCGACACTTCTTACCCAGAAGATTGGAACTTCTGATATTCCTCCAGGCACCTTTGACCACAGTGACATCTACAGACGCCAATGGAAACAGGTTCAACATCTGTCTAATGTGTTTTGGTATCGGTGGAAGAGTGAGTATCTTCACATGCTCCAAAGCCGTCACAAATGGCAGACTTCAAAACCTAACCTCCAGGAAGGCGACCTTGTTCTTTTGAAGGATAAAGAAGCCCATCGTAATGAATGGCCCATGGGTCTCATCACAAAGGTCATCCCCAGCGACGATGGAAAGACTCGTAAAGTGGAAGTCAAGGTAACAAAGGGAGGTTCAGCAAAGGTTTTCTTCCGTCCAATTCATGAACTAGTGCTCCTTCTACCAAAAGAAGAAGTTACATGA